In the Acidimicrobiia bacterium genome, one interval contains:
- the ftsE gene encoding cell division ATP-binding protein FtsE gives MISAEHVTKIYKTGTKALDDVTLSIDKGEFVFLVGPSGSGKSTFIRLLIREEKPTSGNLWVAGKLVTKLNSWRVPYLRRNIGCVFQDFKLLPNKTVFENVAFAMQVIGRPKQAIQTHVPQILELVGLREKADSYPDQLSGGEQQRVSIARAFVNRPLVLLCDEPTGNLDPKTSVGIMRLLDRINKTGTTVLMATHDHSIVDSMRRRVIQLEEGRVVRDEDRGMYAIG, from the coding sequence GTGATATCCGCTGAACACGTCACCAAAATTTATAAGACCGGCACCAAGGCCCTAGATGACGTCACCCTCAGCATCGACAAGGGGGAGTTCGTTTTCTTGGTCGGGCCTTCGGGCTCGGGCAAATCTACGTTCATCAGGCTTTTGATACGGGAGGAGAAGCCGACGTCTGGCAACCTCTGGGTCGCCGGTAAACTCGTGACCAAGCTGAACTCTTGGCGGGTGCCCTACCTGCGCCGCAACATCGGATGCGTCTTCCAAGACTTCAAGCTTTTGCCTAATAAAACGGTGTTCGAGAACGTTGCCTTCGCTATGCAGGTGATCGGTAGGCCCAAACAAGCGATCCAGACGCACGTCCCTCAGATTCTGGAGCTCGTAGGGCTCCGAGAAAAGGCCGACTCCTATCCAGATCAACTTTCTGGAGGAGAGCAACAAAGAGTTTCTATAGCCCGGGCATTCGTCAATCGTCCCCTGGTGCTTTTGTGTGATGAACCTACGGGGAACTTAGATCCGAAAACTTCGGTTGGAATCATGAGATTGTTGGATCGAATCAATAAGACGGGTACGACCGTGTTGATGGCAACCCACGACCACTCGATTGTCGACTCTATGCGGCGCCGCGTTATACAACTGGAGGAGGGTCGCGTGGTAAGGGACGAAGACCGGGGGATGTACGCTATCGGTTGA
- a CDS encoding SsrA-binding protein yields MPSRKLQKSDFSKTGTFGQHGRRILVSNRKARHDYEVIDTIETGIELRGSEVKSLREGKGSLQDSFAVIRRGELFLKNAHIPRYSHTSDKAVDERRDRKLLAHKKEIRQLLGKVAQAGLTLVPLQMYLDHGLVKVELALARGRRKYDKRAMLKEREHKREIERVTKSRNRIGGA; encoded by the coding sequence ATGCCATCTCGGAAGTTGCAAAAATCGGATTTTTCTAAGACCGGGACATTCGGCCAGCACGGCCGAAGAATTTTGGTCTCGAACAGAAAGGCGCGCCACGACTACGAAGTCATCGACACCATAGAAACTGGTATCGAGCTTCGAGGCTCAGAGGTCAAGTCGCTGAGGGAGGGTAAGGGGAGCCTTCAGGATTCTTTTGCTGTGATTCGGCGGGGAGAGCTTTTTCTGAAAAACGCGCACATTCCTCGCTACTCGCACACCTCTGACAAGGCGGTGGACGAGCGGCGAGATCGCAAGCTCTTGGCCCACAAAAAAGAAATCAGACAGCTCTTGGGCAAGGTAGCACAAGCTGGACTCACCCTGGTTCCGCTTCAGATGTACTTAGACCACGGCTTGGTGAAGGTAGAGCTTGCGCTCGCTCGGGGGAGAAGGAAGTACGACAAGAGGGCAATGTTAAAGGAGCGAGAACACAAAAGAGAGATCGAGCGAGTGACAAAATCCCGAAACCGGATAGGAGGAGCCTGA
- a CDS encoding beta-glucosidase: MTQFPPGFLWGTATAAYQIEGAVKEDGRGESIWDVFSHTPGKTYRGDTGDVACDHYHRFRDDVALMKSLNLNAYRFSVSWPRVIPEGTGPVNQKGLDFYKALVDELIEAEIRPFVTLFHWDLPQALQEKGGFANRDIVGAFENYAAVLKDALGDRVKDWITLNEPSVYSFMGHVLGVHAPGINDPKAAAVAHHLLLAHGVAARLLKEDPSASVGTTLAITAVEPATQSEQDIKGAKYADALQNRVFLDPLFGRGYPTEMSEVFPPVPIEEGDLETIAAPIDFLGVNYYTRLLASGNDSSPLKFFPIEGPGPKTAMGWEVYPKGLKDVLVRIYREYGEPLLYVTENGAAFDDKPPKDGKVEDPERLEYIRTHLQAVAEAIADGVRVGGYFCWSLMDNFEWSFGFSKRFGIVYVDYSTQQRIVKASGKFYARVVSENALG; the protein is encoded by the coding sequence ATGACACAGTTTCCGCCCGGGTTTTTGTGGGGAACGGCGACTGCTGCATACCAGATCGAGGGAGCCGTAAAAGAAGATGGCCGTGGTGAGTCGATTTGGGATGTTTTCTCCCACACTCCCGGAAAGACTTATCGCGGAGACACCGGCGACGTCGCGTGCGATCACTATCATCGATTCCGAGACGACGTCGCGCTCATGAAGAGCCTCAACCTAAATGCATATCGGTTTTCCGTGTCGTGGCCGAGGGTAATTCCCGAAGGCACAGGACCGGTCAATCAAAAGGGATTGGACTTTTACAAAGCACTCGTGGACGAGTTGATCGAGGCGGAGATTCGTCCCTTTGTCACCTTGTTCCACTGGGACCTTCCGCAGGCACTGCAAGAAAAGGGCGGGTTTGCGAACAGAGACATTGTCGGCGCATTCGAAAACTACGCTGCCGTGCTAAAAGACGCTCTCGGAGACCGGGTAAAGGATTGGATTACTCTCAACGAGCCCTCGGTGTATTCATTTATGGGGCACGTCCTCGGTGTGCATGCGCCGGGGATCAACGATCCAAAAGCGGCAGCCGTTGCCCATCATCTGCTGTTGGCGCACGGCGTAGCCGCCAGACTACTCAAGGAAGACCCATCTGCATCGGTCGGAACCACCCTTGCGATAACCGCAGTGGAGCCTGCAACCCAAAGCGAGCAGGACATCAAAGGCGCTAAATACGCAGACGCCTTACAAAACAGAGTCTTTTTAGATCCATTGTTTGGCAGAGGGTATCCAACTGAGATGTCCGAGGTATTTCCACCTGTCCCTATCGAAGAAGGCGACTTGGAGACCATCGCTGCCCCGATCGATTTTTTGGGTGTGAACTACTACACGCGACTTCTCGCATCCGGGAACGACTCTTCTCCCTTGAAGTTTTTTCCAATTGAGGGACCAGGGCCGAAAACAGCTATGGGATGGGAGGTTTATCCCAAAGGGCTAAAAGATGTCTTGGTTCGGATTTATCGGGAGTATGGAGAGCCGCTGCTATATGTGACAGAAAACGGTGCTGCTTTCGACGACAAGCCGCCAAAAGACGGCAAAGTAGAGGATCCTGAACGCCTCGAGTACATAAGGACTCATCTCCAAGCTGTTGCTGAGGCAATAGCTGACGGGGTTCGAGTGGGCGGGTATTTTTGCTGGTCACTCATGGACAACTTCGAGTGGTCTTTCGGCTTTTCCAAGCGTTTCGGGATAGTCTATGTTGACTACTCAACCCAGCAGCGGATCGTCAAGGCATCGGGGAAATTCTACGCAAGGGTTGTGTCAGAGAACGCATTGGGGTGA
- a CDS encoding molybdopterin synthase sulfur carrier subunit: MAVEVRLPAVLRRYTDGKGVVEAEGGNLKELIANLDSKHPGIADQLIADGDLHRFVNIYINDEDVRYLGKLAAPIKDNDVVSILPAVAGGSLPTA, from the coding sequence GTGGCAGTAGAAGTCCGACTTCCGGCGGTCCTTCGTCGTTATACGGATGGAAAAGGGGTCGTCGAGGCCGAGGGTGGGAATCTAAAAGAGCTCATCGCCAACCTGGACTCCAAGCACCCTGGAATTGCCGATCAACTAATTGCCGATGGAGATCTCCACAGATTCGTGAATATCTACATCAATGACGAAGATGTAAGGTACCTAGGGAAGCTCGCTGCCCCGATAAAGGACAACGACGTAGTGTCGATCTTGCCGGCAGTGGCCGGGGGCAGCTTACCAACAGCGTGA
- the cysM gene encoding cysteine synthase B (catalyzes the formation of cysteine from 3-O-acetyl-L-serine and hydrogen sulfide), which yields MLYDSVIDLIGGTPLVRLSRLSPKPGVHLYAKLEGQNPTGSVKDRIALAMIQAAEAEGKLQPGDHLLEPTSGNTGISLAMLARLRGYRFTAVMPENVSPERSQLLRIFGAEIVLSPADEGSNGSIKLAEKLAGSRDYIMLFQYANPDNPGAHYSTTGPEILEDCPEIDYFVAGLGTGGTLVGVGRFLKEKKPDVKVVAVEPPAGELVQGLRSLEEGYIPPVFDPEVLDRKFLIKARESVFYTRRLTETEGIFAGLSSGAALAGALRLAEEINEGNIVVLLPEGGWKYLSTGAWTDPIDEVSERASKMVYF from the coding sequence GTGCTTTACGACTCTGTAATCGACCTGATCGGCGGTACTCCGTTGGTCAGGCTATCCAGATTGAGCCCGAAGCCGGGCGTTCACCTTTACGCAAAGCTTGAAGGACAAAACCCCACAGGAAGCGTAAAAGATAGAATTGCCCTCGCGATGATCCAGGCCGCAGAGGCAGAGGGCAAGCTTCAACCTGGAGACCATCTTCTAGAGCCAACCTCGGGCAACACAGGTATTTCTTTGGCGATGCTCGCACGGCTACGGGGGTATCGGTTTACGGCGGTGATGCCAGAGAATGTCAGTCCAGAGCGTTCGCAACTGTTGCGAATATTCGGGGCGGAGATTGTTCTTTCTCCAGCGGACGAAGGATCCAACGGATCCATCAAACTCGCCGAAAAGCTAGCCGGTAGCCGCGATTACATTATGCTTTTTCAATACGCCAATCCTGACAATCCCGGCGCCCATTACTCGACTACGGGACCCGAGATTTTAGAGGACTGTCCGGAAATCGACTACTTCGTGGCAGGATTGGGAACCGGTGGCACTTTGGTGGGTGTGGGAAGATTTCTTAAGGAGAAAAAGCCTGACGTCAAAGTAGTTGCGGTCGAGCCTCCAGCGGGCGAATTAGTTCAAGGGCTTAGGAGTTTGGAGGAAGGCTATATTCCACCCGTTTTCGACCCAGAAGTCCTCGACCGAAAGTTTTTGATCAAGGCCCGGGAATCCGTGTTTTATACACGCAGGCTCACCGAGACAGAAGGAATATTCGCAGGGCTATCCTCCGGCGCCGCACTCGCTGGTGCACTTCGTCTGGCCGAAGAAATAAACGAGGGCAACATTGTGGTGCTCTTGCCTGAGGGTGGTTGGAAGTATCTGTCGACGGGGGCGTGGACCGATCCCATTGACGAGGTCTCTGAGCGCGCCTCCAAGATGGTGTACTTCTAG
- a CDS encoding glutamate racemase encodes MADPRPIGIFDSGVGGLTVARAIVDLMPNESVIYVGDSARGPYGDLDLDVVRSYALEIVEYLASRDVKIVVIACNTASSAALDRARERFHGLPVMGVVEPGIHSALQASSTGKIGLIGTRGTIASGAYDEALRATGKRAELFSQACPGLVEFVEAGKTDGREVEELSRSYLEPLLDKGIDTLLLGCTHYPLLARVLKRIVGDEVTLVDSADSTAFAVYQLLASTGMLRRESTPSERHFVCSGDPEVFLQAGVKFFGPEVDSVEKVVWHSEPRAAGGGSL; translated from the coding sequence GTGGCAGATCCTAGACCCATTGGGATATTTGACTCAGGGGTCGGGGGGCTTACCGTTGCCAGAGCCATTGTCGATCTCATGCCCAACGAGAGCGTGATTTACGTGGGAGACTCGGCGAGGGGTCCCTACGGGGATCTCGACTTGGATGTCGTGAGGTCCTATGCTCTCGAGATAGTGGAGTATCTGGCTTCTCGTGACGTAAAAATCGTGGTCATTGCGTGTAACACAGCGTCTTCGGCTGCGTTGGATCGTGCGAGGGAGCGCTTCCATGGGCTACCGGTCATGGGAGTAGTTGAACCAGGGATACACTCCGCTCTGCAGGCTAGCTCGACAGGCAAGATCGGATTGATCGGGACTCGCGGAACCATAGCTTCCGGCGCCTACGACGAGGCTCTGAGGGCCACGGGAAAGCGGGCGGAACTCTTCAGTCAGGCCTGTCCCGGTCTTGTTGAGTTCGTAGAGGCAGGAAAAACTGACGGGCGAGAAGTCGAGGAATTGTCCCGCTCTTACCTGGAACCGCTCCTCGACAAAGGGATAGACACGTTGCTTCTGGGATGCACTCACTACCCTCTTTTGGCTAGGGTGCTCAAACGCATAGTCGGGGACGAAGTCACGCTGGTAGACTCGGCAGATTCGACTGCCTTTGCGGTATACCAATTGCTGGCTTCTACGGGGATGTTACGCAGGGAATCGACACCGAGTGAGCGACACTTCGTATGTAGCGGTGATCCCGAGGTGTTTCTCCAAGCAGGAGTCAAGTTCTTCGGCCCGGAGGTCGACAGCGTTGAAAAAGTAGTCTGGCACAGTGAGCCCCGCGCAGCCGGGGGAGGCAGCCTATGA
- a CDS encoding MBL fold metallo-hydrolase: MKFTVIGCSGTYPTHESPCSAYLFSAEGYNLLVDLGPGTFVALQRYIDLGDLDALLLTHFHPDHCIDIYPLYYALRFSDSFERKISVYAPGGAESSLFGFLSGDSKEEFARIFAMERVSGGNKLQLGPFDVELSATNHPIETLAVAVSNGRATVTYSADTGPGGGFPELAAKADVVVCEATYEREGQGPPIHLASRQAAQIVKESGAARLVLTHRFPTCDRDRWFEEAASTYGGVIDAAFPGLELDL; the protein is encoded by the coding sequence ATGAAGTTTACGGTTATTGGTTGTTCGGGGACATACCCGACGCATGAGTCACCATGCTCGGCCTATCTTTTCTCCGCCGAGGGATACAATTTGCTCGTTGACTTGGGGCCAGGGACATTCGTTGCGTTGCAGAGATATATTGACCTCGGAGACCTTGATGCGCTTCTGCTTACGCACTTTCACCCGGACCACTGCATAGACATCTATCCCCTCTACTATGCGCTTCGATTCAGCGACTCATTCGAACGGAAGATTTCTGTATATGCACCAGGAGGTGCCGAGAGCAGTCTTTTCGGGTTTTTGTCCGGAGACTCGAAAGAGGAGTTTGCGCGCATTTTTGCCATGGAGCGAGTCTCAGGTGGTAACAAACTGCAACTCGGTCCCTTTGATGTAGAACTATCCGCCACTAATCATCCAATAGAGACGCTCGCAGTGGCAGTGTCCAATGGTAGAGCAACGGTTACCTACTCGGCGGATACTGGTCCCGGCGGCGGCTTTCCAGAGCTAGCTGCTAAGGCCGATGTCGTCGTGTGTGAAGCGACCTACGAGCGGGAGGGACAGGGTCCCCCAATCCATCTCGCCTCCAGGCAAGCTGCCCAGATTGTCAAAGAGAGTGGGGCCGCTCGACTGGTACTTACACATCGCTTCCCCACCTGTGACAGAGACCGCTGGTTTGAAGAGGCTGCCTCAACTTACGGTGGCGTCATAGATGCAGCGTTTCCCGGCTTGGAGCTTGATTTGTAG
- a CDS encoding ribonuclease PH, whose amino-acid sequence MRADSRIPEAARKPRFTRGINLYAEGSVLVEMGNTKVLCTATVEDRVPAWLRGSGSGWVTAEYQMLPRATKERTPREAEQGRIQGRTSEIKRLIGRALRSVVRRDLMSERQVIIDCDVLQADGGTRTASVSGAMVALYDALAYMVREKMCEQIPLLDLCAAVSVGIVEGVPYLDLTYEEDSRAEVDLNVVMTGSGKIVEVQGTAEGLPFSKRELDELLGLAEWGISSIIEAQRAALGIPVPEGGGVEVSLPGRIFAYKSSLPQPPPMPSPVGGRGFLGSAPEA is encoded by the coding sequence ATAAGGGCGGATTCGAGGATTCCCGAGGCAGCGCGGAAGCCTCGGTTTACTCGCGGGATCAACCTCTATGCTGAGGGATCGGTGTTGGTCGAGATGGGCAACACCAAGGTCTTATGTACGGCAACTGTCGAAGACCGGGTGCCCGCCTGGCTGAGGGGGTCTGGCTCTGGGTGGGTGACAGCCGAGTATCAGATGCTCCCCAGAGCCACCAAAGAGAGGACCCCTCGGGAGGCCGAACAGGGAAGAATCCAAGGGCGAACATCTGAAATCAAGCGGCTAATCGGGAGGGCGCTCCGCTCTGTGGTGCGAAGAGACTTGATGAGTGAACGCCAGGTGATCATTGACTGCGATGTACTACAAGCAGATGGAGGTACTCGAACCGCCTCGGTCTCCGGGGCAATGGTCGCTCTATATGACGCTCTCGCTTACATGGTACGAGAGAAGATGTGCGAACAGATCCCGCTTCTCGACCTGTGTGCCGCAGTGAGCGTCGGAATCGTAGAGGGGGTCCCGTACCTTGACCTCACCTACGAAGAGGATTCCCGAGCCGAAGTAGACCTAAACGTCGTCATGACTGGTTCTGGAAAGATTGTTGAAGTTCAGGGAACAGCCGAGGGCCTTCCTTTCTCCAAAAGAGAACTCGACGAGCTTTTGGGCCTAGCAGAGTGGGGAATTTCCTCGATCATTGAGGCTCAGAGAGCTGCGCTCGGAATTCCAGTGCCAGAGGGTGGAGGCGTCGAAGTTTCTCTTCCAGGGCGGATCTTTGCTTATAAAAGCAGTTTGCCTCAGCCCCCACCCATGCCTTCTCCGGTCGGGGGTAGGGGATTTCTAGGATCCGCTCCGGAAGCGTAG
- the rdgB gene encoding non-canonical purine NTP pyrophosphatase, RdgB/HAM1 family has product MKAVIATRNPDKLKEIIGILSEVLSDTPIELVGEDELGPWDPPEEAGSTVEENALIKATRVSQQFGIPAIADDTALEVDALGGEPGVYSARYAGVGCTYKDNRTKVLEELKRRGKSCDRRARFRTVAVAVGFPGGTVISEGVVEGWISECERGSGGFGYDPIFVPEGFDKTFAEMSQDEKNNISHRGKAFRRLATELRLRLDIRDF; this is encoded by the coding sequence ATGAAGGCGGTTATCGCTACCCGAAACCCGGACAAACTGAAAGAGATAATAGGGATCCTATCTGAGGTCCTGTCGGATACTCCGATCGAGTTGGTTGGAGAGGACGAACTGGGACCATGGGATCCCCCGGAAGAGGCGGGTTCCACTGTCGAAGAGAACGCACTGATTAAGGCCACCCGAGTCTCTCAGCAATTTGGAATTCCGGCCATCGCGGACGACACAGCATTAGAGGTGGATGCTCTGGGCGGTGAACCAGGGGTTTACAGTGCCAGGTATGCCGGGGTCGGCTGTACGTATAAAGACAATCGCACCAAAGTCTTAGAAGAACTGAAGCGTAGAGGGAAATCGTGCGATAGGAGAGCGCGTTTTAGAACGGTCGCTGTTGCGGTCGGATTTCCAGGCGGGACGGTGATATCCGAAGGCGTCGTGGAAGGCTGGATCTCCGAGTGCGAGCGGGGTAGTGGCGGATTCGGCTACGACCCAATATTTGTTCCCGAAGGGTTTGACAAGACGTTCGCCGAGATGTCTCAGGACGAAAAAAATAATATAAGCCACCGTGGTAAAGCCTTTAGAAGACTTGCCACCGAGCTACGCTTGAGACTTGATATCCGGGACTTTTGA